CTGCCTGGTATACCGAGCCACAACACCAATGTCTAAAAGGACGCACAGCCTCCACCGGCGCGGTCCATGTTTTACGCCGCAAACTTTCCTTTCAGTCTTGGAAACAACTTCTCCGCAGCCCCGTGATATATCTCTTTCCTCGCATCATCGTCCATGGGGAATTCGTCAATAAACTTGGTGAACTTCTGACTAAATGGGGCCGTGGCATGTGGAAAATCACTGCCAAAGAGAAGATGGCTTTTCTTGGCGAATCCCAGAATCAGGGGGAGCATTTCATTGCTTCCCGAGAGTGCAAGGTCAGAGTAGAAGCTTTTTGCCTGGCTAACAATGTCCTCGGCGCTCATCACGCCACCGAATTCGGGGAGCTCTATCATGCAAGCCCGCGTGACCAACGCCGCCAGGGTACCACCGCCATGAGACAGTATGATCTTGACATTGGGAAACTGCTGCGGGCGTCGTTTGAGGATCAGGTCCATGGCTGTGCGTCCCGTCTCGTGGGGCCAATCAAAGGCAGGCATCGGCAGTCTCTCGTCCCAGTACACCGAGTCCTTGTGGTTGATGGGGTGGACGAAGACGACTGCGTTGCGGCGATTGAGTTCCTCCCATACGGGGACATACTCTGGGTGGCCCAAGTATCCGCCCGGGGTGGCATAACTGGTAAACAAGGTGACACCGTCTGCGTGTAGGGTGTCGAAAGCATAGCGAATCTCGCGCAGCACAAGATCAGTATGCTCGAGAGAGGGGAGCGTCGCAAAGAATCCATTGGAAGGGTTTTGGTCACGAAGCGAGGCGCTGTACTCGTTCATGGCCCGCGCGACTTTGGCGCTCTCCTCTGGGTCGGAGATGAAGGTGACACCTGGCGTGCTGACGGAGAAGATTGCCGAATGCACATTCACGGACTTGTTGAAGGCCTCGTCGCTGGAAACGCTCCAGTCGGGGACTTTCATGCCCTTCAGCCCTTCATCCACGCCTATAGATACAAATATTAGCCAAGTCGTTTGATATGCGGGTGCCAGCAGAGAACGAACCGCGAAGCTGAGGAGGCATAATGTGGTGGTGGACATTGACTTTGGGGATGGCAGACATGTTGAAGTAGAAACGGTGAGGTTGGACGTGTTTGGGTCGCTAGAGACTCGGTCAATTGATTGATCTGGCTCTGGGCTTTTGTGGGAGAAGTCCTTGACAATGACATGCTGGGAAGGCGGTTTATATACATGGTAGATGCGCTGGTTGACCTTGCGGTTTGCAGTTCCGGCCGAGGCGTCGTCTCACTTCACCAGCACTTGAACAAACGGGGAACAGCCCGATCGGCAGTTGGGACTTGGGATGTTTCGGGGAACGTTCCGATCTCCCATTGAACCAATCAACTGCCGGACTCGCCGGGGTCCATCCGTGACGTCACTG
The Metarhizium brunneum chromosome 7, complete sequence genome window above contains:
- the PATG gene encoding 6-methylsalicylic acid decarboxylase; amino-acid sequence: MSAIPKVNVHHHIMPPQLRGVDEGLKGMKVPDWSVSSDEAFNKSVNVHSAIFSVSTPGVTFISDPEESAKVARAMNEYSASLRDQNPSNGFFATLPSLEHTDLVLREIRYAFDTLHADGVTLFTSYATPGGYLGHPEYVPVWEELNRRNAVVFVHPINHKDSVYWDERLPMPAFDWPHETGRTAMDLILKRRPQQFPNVKIILSHGGGTLAALVTRACMIELPEFGGVMSAEDIVSQAKSFYSDLALSGSNEMLPLILGFAKKSHLLFGSDFPHATAPFSQKFTKFIDEFPMDDDARKEIYHGAAEKLFPRLKGKFAA